The Coffea arabica cultivar ET-39 chromosome 1e, Coffea Arabica ET-39 HiFi, whole genome shotgun sequence genome has a window encoding:
- the LOC113711070 gene encoding protein DAMAGED DNA-BINDING 2-like isoform X2 yields the protein MPPQTRRTSFPKVVIERDTDSEESSSDEDEIDEEDDVVGEEEVTEPKADEEEGEEEQEKSVTKKKTPITISLKKVCKVCKRTGHEAGFKGATYIDCPMKPCFLCKMPGHTTMTCPHRVATEYGVVPAPRRNTHRSLDYVFQRQLRPHIPKKGQLGVWDFCKVYEKTVYSDIHGCILNNMKLNPRNDGTVYTGSSDGTACCVDLETGISLSLMNLNPNGWQGPSTWRMLYGLDINLDKGVVLVADNFGCLYTVDMRSNNVTGKPILIHKKGSKVVGLHCNPLQPDLLLSCGNDHFARIWDMRQLETGSSLVDLPHKRVVNSAYFSPLTGSKILTTSQDNRIRVWDSIFGSLDSPSREIVHSHDFNRHLTAFRAEWDPKDQSESLVVIGRYISENYNGAALHPIDFIDISTGQLVAEIMDPNITTISPVNKLHPRDDILASGSSRSLFIWRPKEKHEIEKPIDERKIVLCGKAEKKAKRKFGDESDCDSDDDGFTTKGKTVKSKQPYLDSTSTSKSKSKSKSSKKH from the exons ATGCCCCCACAAACCCGGAGAACGTCGTTCCCGAAAGTCGTGATCGAGCGAGACACCGACTCCGAAGAAAGTTCGTCTGACGAGGACGAAATCGATGAAGAAGACGACGTCGTAGGAGAAGAGGAAGTAACTGAACCGAAGGCTGATgaggaagaaggagaagaagagcAAGAGAAATCAGTGACCAAGAAAAAAACGCCTATTACTATTAGTCTCAAAAAAGTCTGCAAG GTGTGCAAGAGAACAGGTCATGAAGCAGGCTTTAAAGGCGCTACTTACATCGATTGTCCAATGAAGCCGTGTTTTCTTTGTAAAATGCCTG GGCACACCACGATGACTTGCCCTCACAGAGTGGCTACTGAGTACGGGGTTGTCCCAGCACCTCGGAGAAACACCCATAGGTCATTGGATTATGTGTTCCAGCGCCAGCTTAGGCCTCATATTCCTAAA AAAGGACAACTTGGAGTTTGGGATTTTTGCAAGGTATATGAGAAGACTGTCTACAGTGACATACATGGTTGTATACTGAACAACATGAA GTTAAATCCAAGAAATGATGGAACAGTATATACTGGTTCTTCTGATGGGACAGCTTGTTGCGTAGATTTGGAGACTGGAATATCATTATCATTGATGAACCTTAATCCTAATGGCTGGCAG GGTCCAAGCACTTGGAGGATGCTTTATGGGCTGGACATAAATTTGGACAAAGGAGTCGTACTTGTTGCAGATAACTTTGGCTGTCTGTATAC GGTTGATATGCGCTCCAACAATGTGACAGGGAAGCCTATTCTCATTCATAAGAAAGGAAGCAAAGTTGTTGGTCTGCACTGTAATCCCCTTCAACCAGATCTTCTCTTAAGTTGTGGGAATGATCACTTT GCTCGTATATGGGATATGCGGCAGTTGGAGACTGGATCCTCTCTTGTTGATCTACCACACAAACGAGTTGTTAACTCAGCATATTTTTCACCACTTACTGGTAGTAAAATACTCACTACATCACAGGATAACCGGATTCGTGTGTGGGATTCCATCTTTGGAAGCCTTGATTCTCCAAGTCGAGAGATTGTGCATAGTCATGATTTTAATCGACATCTGACAGCTTTTCGGGCTGAATGGGATCCAAAG GACCAATCGGAGTCTCTTGTTGTTATTGGACGTTACATAAGTGAAAACTATAATGGAGCTGCTCTGCATCCTATTGATTTTATAGACATCAGCACAGGGCAGTTAGTTGCAGAGATCATGGATCCAAACATTACAACTATCAGTCCTGTGAACAAGTTGCATCCACGCGATGATATTTTGGCATCTGGTAGTTCAAG GTCTCTCTTTATTTGGAGACCAAAGGAGAAGCATGAAATTGAGAAGCCTATAGATGAAAGGAAGATTGTTCTCTGCGGAAAGGCCGagaagaaagccaaaagaaaatttggagaTGAAAGTGATTGTGATTCTGATGATGATGGATTCACCACCAAAGGTAAGACTGTTAAGTCTAAGCAACCTTATCTagattcaacttcaacttctaaatcaaaatcaaaatcaaaatcatctAAGAAGCACTAG
- the LOC113711070 gene encoding protein DAMAGED DNA-BINDING 2-like isoform X1, with protein MPPQTRRTSFPKVVIERDTDSEESSSDEDEIDEEDDVVGEEEVTEPKADEEEGEEEQEKSVTKKKTPITISLKKVCKVCKRTGHEAGFKGATYIDCPMKPCFLCKMPGHTTMTCPHRVATEYGVVPAPRRNTHRSLDYVFQRQLRPHIPKMKPEFVIPDQVNCAVIRYHSRRVTCLEFHPTNDNILLSGDKKGQLGVWDFCKVYEKTVYSDIHGCILNNMKLNPRNDGTVYTGSSDGTACCVDLETGISLSLMNLNPNGWQGPSTWRMLYGLDINLDKGVVLVADNFGCLYTVDMRSNNVTGKPILIHKKGSKVVGLHCNPLQPDLLLSCGNDHFARIWDMRQLETGSSLVDLPHKRVVNSAYFSPLTGSKILTTSQDNRIRVWDSIFGSLDSPSREIVHSHDFNRHLTAFRAEWDPKDQSESLVVIGRYISENYNGAALHPIDFIDISTGQLVAEIMDPNITTISPVNKLHPRDDILASGSSRSLFIWRPKEKHEIEKPIDERKIVLCGKAEKKAKRKFGDESDCDSDDDGFTTKGKTVKSKQPYLDSTSTSKSKSKSKSSKKH; from the exons ATGCCCCCACAAACCCGGAGAACGTCGTTCCCGAAAGTCGTGATCGAGCGAGACACCGACTCCGAAGAAAGTTCGTCTGACGAGGACGAAATCGATGAAGAAGACGACGTCGTAGGAGAAGAGGAAGTAACTGAACCGAAGGCTGATgaggaagaaggagaagaagagcAAGAGAAATCAGTGACCAAGAAAAAAACGCCTATTACTATTAGTCTCAAAAAAGTCTGCAAG GTGTGCAAGAGAACAGGTCATGAAGCAGGCTTTAAAGGCGCTACTTACATCGATTGTCCAATGAAGCCGTGTTTTCTTTGTAAAATGCCTG GGCACACCACGATGACTTGCCCTCACAGAGTGGCTACTGAGTACGGGGTTGTCCCAGCACCTCGGAGAAACACCCATAGGTCATTGGATTATGTGTTCCAGCGCCAGCTTAGGCCTCATATTCCTAAA ATGAAACCAGAATTTGTCATTCCAGATCAAGTAAACTGTGCGGTTATAAGATACCATAGTAGACGAGTAACATGCTTGGAGTTCCATCCTACAAATGATAACATTCTCCTATCTGGTGATAAG AAAGGACAACTTGGAGTTTGGGATTTTTGCAAGGTATATGAGAAGACTGTCTACAGTGACATACATGGTTGTATACTGAACAACATGAA GTTAAATCCAAGAAATGATGGAACAGTATATACTGGTTCTTCTGATGGGACAGCTTGTTGCGTAGATTTGGAGACTGGAATATCATTATCATTGATGAACCTTAATCCTAATGGCTGGCAG GGTCCAAGCACTTGGAGGATGCTTTATGGGCTGGACATAAATTTGGACAAAGGAGTCGTACTTGTTGCAGATAACTTTGGCTGTCTGTATAC GGTTGATATGCGCTCCAACAATGTGACAGGGAAGCCTATTCTCATTCATAAGAAAGGAAGCAAAGTTGTTGGTCTGCACTGTAATCCCCTTCAACCAGATCTTCTCTTAAGTTGTGGGAATGATCACTTT GCTCGTATATGGGATATGCGGCAGTTGGAGACTGGATCCTCTCTTGTTGATCTACCACACAAACGAGTTGTTAACTCAGCATATTTTTCACCACTTACTGGTAGTAAAATACTCACTACATCACAGGATAACCGGATTCGTGTGTGGGATTCCATCTTTGGAAGCCTTGATTCTCCAAGTCGAGAGATTGTGCATAGTCATGATTTTAATCGACATCTGACAGCTTTTCGGGCTGAATGGGATCCAAAG GACCAATCGGAGTCTCTTGTTGTTATTGGACGTTACATAAGTGAAAACTATAATGGAGCTGCTCTGCATCCTATTGATTTTATAGACATCAGCACAGGGCAGTTAGTTGCAGAGATCATGGATCCAAACATTACAACTATCAGTCCTGTGAACAAGTTGCATCCACGCGATGATATTTTGGCATCTGGTAGTTCAAG GTCTCTCTTTATTTGGAGACCAAAGGAGAAGCATGAAATTGAGAAGCCTATAGATGAAAGGAAGATTGTTCTCTGCGGAAAGGCCGagaagaaagccaaaagaaaatttggagaTGAAAGTGATTGTGATTCTGATGATGATGGATTCACCACCAAAGGTAAGACTGTTAAGTCTAAGCAACCTTATCTagattcaacttcaacttctaaatcaaaatcaaaatcaaaatcatctAAGAAGCACTAG